TGAATCAGTGGGCCAATATTTGAAAGAAGTGTTGGCCACTCACTTACCGACTAATGTAAATGGCATAGAACTGATTTTACGCCCAGAGGTGATAGAAACACCTTTTTATCACTACACCCATGGACTTAAAAAGCACGATGGTAATTGTCAGCGGATTGCCCATGGGCACCGTTCTAAAGTAATTATTTATCAAGATGATGAATTAAATGATGAATGGCAACAGTATTGGGCAACCCGTTGGCAAGATATATACATAGGTACCTATGAAGATTTGGTAGAACCATCATTGTCGGTATTTGCCGATAGGCAAGGAGTCGGTTCAGATTATTACTGTTTTACCTATGAATCCTCGCAGGGTGAATTTTCCTTAGCACTGCCTAAATCAGAATGTGAAATGGTCGATACCGATTCAACTGTGGAGTGTTTAGCCCAGTATATGGCTGATGAACAAAAAAGGCTCAGCCCACAACATTGCTACAAAGTTTTCGCGTTCGAAGGTGTTGGTAAGGGAGCTATCGCAAATGCGTAATCTGTTGGCGTCGATAGCAATACTGTTGATGACTTTAAGTATCCAAACCATAGCTGCAATCGATCTACAGGGGGAATTAACCCAAGGCAGCCTGTTAAGAGGCAAAGTCCCTGCTGGTGCCCACGTGTGGCTGGACGACAAAAAAGTTAAAGTATCGCCTTATGGTCATTTCGCAATTGGATTTGGACGGGATGCTCCCTTGGAACATCAGTTGAGTTGGGCGCTAAAGGACGGTAAGCGGCAAAACAGCACAATAGTGCTGAGTAAACGGGAATACGCGACTCAGCATATCGAGGGCTTAGCCCCCAAAATGGTTAGTCCGCCAAAAGAGGTATTAACTAGGATCGCGCAAGACAATCGTCAAGTTGCTGCAGCCCGAAAACGTGATGATGAGCGGTTGGATTTCTGGCAGCCTTTTATTTGGCCAGCAGATGGGCCGATCAGTGGGGTTTACGGTAGTCAGCGAGTGTTGAATGGTGTACCCAAGCGTCCACATTATGGTGTTGACGTGGCGGCTCCTGTGGGCACACCCGTTTATGCGCCAGCAGATGGCATAGTCACGCTTTGGGTACCTGATATGTATTATTCAGGTGGTACTATGATCATCGACCACGGTTTTGGGGTGTCGTCGACCTTTTTGCACTTACATGCAGGTCATGTTGAGGTAGGCAGTCAGGTTAAACAGGGCCAGTTAGTGGCTGAGATTGGCGCCACTGGCAGAGTAACCGGTGCACACTTAGATTGGCGTATGAACTGGTTGAGCGAACGATTGGATCCTGCGCTTCTGGTGCCCAAGCCCTCTGCCTCGAAAATGGATTAAATAACATCATCTAGCCAATTTATCTAAAAACTGTACCACGGACTGTTCTACAAAGTGCTATATTTTTGAGCATGTAGAATAACGGAACAGTAAAATGGAAGTCGATCTCCATATGCACTCAATTGTTGGTCTCAAACCAATGAAGTCCTCTGAAGTGGTGAAAATACATCGCGCACTAGACGGTCACGAGCCTGGTGGCGTGCCATATTATG
Above is a window of Aliiglaciecola sp. LCG003 DNA encoding:
- a CDS encoding 6-carboxytetrahydropterin synthase, with amino-acid sequence MQLFVNDLTVMDFSYLCPERGMVGESWIVDVILNGELNEESMVLDFGKVKKELKYLIDEYVDHKLLVPAEHSYSMVTRDRNSDQVMVDFMRPDGRSIHLLCPAEAYAFVYAQSVNIESVGQYLKEVLATHLPTNVNGIELILRPEVIETPFYHYTHGLKKHDGNCQRIAHGHRSKVIIYQDDELNDEWQQYWATRWQDIYIGTYEDLVEPSLSVFADRQGVGSDYYCFTYESSQGEFSLALPKSECEMVDTDSTVECLAQYMADEQKRLSPQHCYKVFAFEGVGKGAIANA
- a CDS encoding M23 family metallopeptidase, which codes for MTLSIQTIAAIDLQGELTQGSLLRGKVPAGAHVWLDDKKVKVSPYGHFAIGFGRDAPLEHQLSWALKDGKRQNSTIVLSKREYATQHIEGLAPKMVSPPKEVLTRIAQDNRQVAAARKRDDERLDFWQPFIWPADGPISGVYGSQRVLNGVPKRPHYGVDVAAPVGTPVYAPADGIVTLWVPDMYYSGGTMIIDHGFGVSSTFLHLHAGHVEVGSQVKQGQLVAEIGATGRVTGAHLDWRMNWLSERLDPALLVPKPSASKMD